A single bacterium DNA region contains:
- a CDS encoding DUF3150 domain-containing protein — MNNGSNQLLDVLTREGVLINVSVRFWRGCKKLRPEDVGLNPDDVSARLISLGHKRLLPKDAMADLSLIEGRAHALIEANTFPFLSGVGHFLPNPKLEEVTQKLKDMELEFWDAKNHFLQRYAKLRQDAAQEWRQMADKLVKDPERLIATIEASFPDPDNMSRFFSFDTQLFQITVPK; from the coding sequence ATGAACAACGGTTCAAATCAATTGCTCGACGTTCTCACCCGTGAAGGCGTGCTCATCAACGTCTCGGTGAGGTTCTGGCGGGGCTGCAAGAAGCTCCGCCCTGAAGATGTCGGCCTCAATCCCGATGACGTGTCCGCCCGGCTCATCAGCCTCGGTCACAAACGATTGCTGCCCAAAGATGCGATGGCGGATCTCTCGCTCATCGAAGGCCGAGCCCACGCCCTGATCGAAGCCAACACGTTTCCGTTTCTGAGCGGAGTTGGCCATTTCCTGCCCAACCCAAAGCTGGAAGAGGTCACCCAGAAGCTCAAGGACATGGAGTTGGAGTTCTGGGACGCCAAGAACCACTTCCTGCAACGCTATGCCAAGCTGCGTCAGGATGCCGCTCAGGAGTGGCGTCAAATGGCTGACAAGCTGGTGAAGGACCCGGAACGGCTGATTGCCACCATCGAAGCGTCGTTTCCCGATCCTGACAACATGAGCCGGTTCTTCAGCTTCGACACGCAACTGTTCCAGATCACGGTGCCAAAGA